Proteins from a genomic interval of Paenibacillus sp. FSL R5-0623:
- a CDS encoding aldo/keto reductase — MQNVTLNNGVKMPIIGFGVYQVPDAEECENAVYEALMAGYRLIDTAAGYLNEEAVGRAIKRSGVPREELFITTKLWVQDAGYESAKLAFAKSLKKLQLEYLDLYLIHQPFGDYYGAWRAMEDLYREGKIRAIGVSNFLPDRLMDLIVHNEIVPAVNQVETHPFYQQIESTAFMKEQGVQHQSWAPFAEGKGNMFDNEVLASIAEKHNQSVAQVVLRWLVQREVVVIPKSVRKERIVENFDIFDFELSADDMQQIATLDTRESLFLSYHDPKFAKMLGTLKVDL, encoded by the coding sequence ATGCAAAACGTAACATTGAACAACGGAGTTAAAATGCCGATTATCGGCTTCGGAGTCTACCAGGTTCCCGATGCTGAAGAATGCGAGAACGCGGTATATGAAGCGCTGATGGCCGGTTACCGCCTGATCGACACCGCCGCCGGTTATCTGAACGAGGAAGCGGTCGGACGCGCGATCAAGCGCAGTGGCGTACCGCGTGAGGAACTGTTCATCACGACCAAGCTCTGGGTTCAAGATGCAGGATACGAGAGTGCCAAGCTGGCGTTTGCCAAATCCTTGAAGAAGTTACAGCTGGAATATCTCGATCTATACCTTATACACCAGCCGTTCGGCGATTACTATGGCGCTTGGCGTGCGATGGAAGATCTATACCGCGAAGGCAAGATCAGGGCGATCGGTGTCAGCAACTTCCTACCCGACCGTCTGATGGACCTCATCGTGCATAACGAAATCGTACCTGCAGTCAACCAGGTTGAAACGCACCCGTTCTACCAGCAGATCGAGAGTACCGCTTTTATGAAAGAGCAGGGAGTGCAGCACCAGTCGTGGGCGCCGTTCGCTGAAGGAAAGGGCAACATGTTCGACAACGAAGTGCTGGCCTCGATAGCAGAAAAACACAACCAGTCCGTCGCCCAGGTCGTGCTGCGCTGGCTTGTTCAGCGTGAAGTCGTTGTTATTCCAAAATCGGTGAGAAAAGAGCGGATCGTCGAAAACTTCGACATTTTCGATTTTGAGTTGAGCGCAGACGATATGCAACAGATTGCCACCCTCGATACACGGGAAAGTCTTTTCTTATCCTACCACGATCCGAAATTCGCCAAGATGCTGGGCACCTTGAAAGTCGATCTGTAA
- a CDS encoding MerR family transcriptional regulator, which produces MYTVKEAAQITGLTQHAVRFYTDKGLVPSVQRNQNNIRMFNDESINWLHGVKCLKQSGMPIEFIKKYIDLCLEGDSTIPQRFALIMEHKEAALVQLEEAKQHVAHLEQKTDLYQAILEHRTPDTTNPGNWDKIQHMHADVFYSPSVRKA; this is translated from the coding sequence ATGTATACGGTCAAAGAAGCCGCCCAGATAACGGGACTCACCCAGCACGCCGTGCGCTTTTACACGGATAAAGGCCTGGTGCCTAGCGTACAGCGTAATCAAAACAACATTCGGATGTTCAACGACGAATCAATCAACTGGCTGCATGGCGTGAAATGCCTCAAGCAATCCGGGATGCCGATTGAATTCATTAAAAAGTATATCGATCTCTGTCTCGAAGGGGATTCGACCATTCCGCAACGCTTCGCACTTATAATGGAGCATAAAGAAGCGGCGCTCGTTCAGCTTGAAGAAGCCAAACAGCACGTTGCCCATTTAGAACAAAAAACCGACCTATATCAGGCCATTCTGGAGCACCGCACTCCAGACACGACCAATCCCGGTAACTGGGACAAAATTCAGCATATGCATGCTGACGTATTTTACTCGCCCTCTGTTCGGAAGGCGTGA
- a CDS encoding GntR family transcriptional regulator, producing the protein MKKLALYKQIRENIIQKIKSGQLRPTDRIPSEQELMDEFRVSKITVKNALTSLADEGLIIRVQGKGSFVSSSLVVSSIHSPPSQGSASSIPLIGFIIPTMRTRVIQKLVDYTEQFLQEAGLNMVLSITRESSSIETNVIRTLTELGVKGLIVFPTEDEKYNESLLRLSLDKFPCVFIDRYLRNIETYTITSDNYGGAYKAVSHLLSKSHQQIALISPENANTAVEDRTLGFEQAYTDQGISIDKSLWCHIPLDILRSEQALDYVSNFLQNHSGISAAFSLTEETARLTSAAISLLNEHSNIDLLSFDNPHLSGVAYVQQDEQEMARTAVKLLCEQMEDIYSPKNAVIPVQLIFP; encoded by the coding sequence TTGAAAAAGCTGGCGCTCTACAAACAAATTCGAGAAAATATTATTCAGAAAATTAAATCAGGACAGCTTCGACCCACAGACCGCATTCCTTCTGAGCAAGAACTAATGGACGAATTCAGAGTAAGTAAAATAACCGTCAAGAACGCCCTAACCTCACTAGCTGACGAAGGATTAATTATACGCGTACAAGGCAAAGGCTCATTCGTCTCTTCAAGTCTTGTTGTTTCTAGCATCCATTCTCCACCATCCCAAGGCAGCGCGTCCTCCATACCGCTCATCGGCTTCATCATTCCGACGATGAGAACCCGTGTCATTCAAAAGCTCGTTGACTACACAGAACAATTCCTGCAAGAAGCCGGCCTCAACATGGTACTTAGCATCACGCGAGAGTCCTCCTCTATCGAAACAAACGTCATCCGTACACTAACGGAACTCGGTGTGAAGGGGCTGATCGTTTTTCCGACGGAAGATGAGAAGTACAACGAATCATTACTGCGTCTGTCGCTCGACAAATTTCCGTGTGTGTTCATCGACCGCTATCTGCGCAACATTGAGACGTACACCATTACATCCGACAATTACGGCGGTGCGTATAAGGCTGTATCCCATTTGTTATCCAAGAGTCATCAGCAGATTGCGCTCATCTCACCTGAAAATGCCAATACAGCCGTCGAGGATCGCACGCTTGGCTTCGAGCAGGCATATACAGATCAAGGTATCTCGATTGACAAGAGCTTGTGGTGTCACATTCCTCTCGACATTCTACGCAGCGAGCAAGCATTGGACTATGTAAGCAACTTCTTGCAGAACCACAGTGGAATTTCAGCAGCCTTCTCCTTGACTGAAGAAACAGCACGCCTTACATCCGCCGCTATCAGTCTTCTGAACGAACACTCAAATATCGATTTACTATCTTTCGATAATCCACATCTTTCAGGCGTAGCTTATGTGCAGCAGGATGAACAGGAAATGGCACGAACAGCCGTCAAGCTGTTATGTGAACAGATGGAAGATATTTATTCTCCTAAGAACGCCGTCATCCCCGTGCAACTCATCTTCCCTTGA
- a CDS encoding extracellular solute-binding protein, giving the protein MKKRSALISIVTLLIMSLVFTACGNPSGSKTETQQLGANAGENATELSFWTFVDLHGKHLDKMLGLWNQQNPDKQIKLNVTVMPYDDMHNKLLLAVTSGKGAPDIADIELGKFPKFLEGDNVPLESLNDVFAPYKDVVVPSRVEIYSKAEQVYGFDYHVGATLAFYNTEILEQAGVDYKTIKTWEDYKQAGIKVYEKTGKYLGTADTSATWQASLLLAQQNADFTDENGNPKVNSPEMIKAYEMLVDLQKNNVIHTIPGGQPDTEEAKGEYNKGNYASALMPEWYMSRFVNEMKDLKGKYAIAPLPVFEEGNPRSVGLGGTGTVVTKNGKDVQLAKEFVAFAKLSKEATTEIWNTLGFDPINMEVWKDDAVTKNPDNEYVQYFKTNAFDTLNEIKDEIQAIKSVKASPTIGNIFNTVTLNAIFEDGQDVKEALDEAQAAIEQELK; this is encoded by the coding sequence ATGAAAAAACGCAGTGCTTTAATCTCCATCGTTACACTCCTTATTATGTCACTTGTTTTTACTGCATGTGGTAATCCTTCCGGTTCAAAAACGGAAACGCAGCAATTAGGCGCTAATGCCGGTGAGAATGCAACAGAATTATCATTTTGGACATTCGTAGATTTGCACGGCAAGCATTTGGATAAAATGCTGGGGTTATGGAACCAACAGAACCCAGACAAACAGATTAAGTTGAATGTAACGGTTATGCCTTACGATGATATGCACAACAAGCTCTTATTGGCAGTTACAAGCGGAAAAGGTGCTCCTGATATCGCGGATATTGAGCTTGGTAAATTTCCTAAATTCTTGGAAGGTGACAACGTTCCACTGGAATCTTTGAATGATGTATTTGCACCATACAAAGACGTTGTTGTTCCTTCACGTGTCGAGATTTATTCCAAAGCCGAACAGGTTTATGGATTCGATTATCACGTAGGTGCGACACTTGCTTTCTACAATACTGAGATTCTCGAGCAAGCAGGTGTTGACTACAAGACAATCAAAACGTGGGAAGATTACAAACAAGCAGGTATCAAGGTTTATGAAAAGACTGGCAAGTACTTAGGTACTGCTGATACATCAGCTACGTGGCAAGCATCGCTGCTACTAGCTCAGCAAAACGCTGATTTTACAGATGAAAATGGTAATCCAAAAGTGAACTCGCCTGAAATGATTAAAGCGTATGAAATGTTAGTCGATCTGCAGAAGAACAATGTTATTCATACGATCCCTGGTGGACAACCCGACACAGAAGAAGCAAAAGGCGAATACAACAAAGGCAACTACGCAAGTGCATTGATGCCTGAGTGGTACATGTCCCGCTTTGTAAACGAAATGAAAGACCTTAAAGGTAAGTATGCAATAGCTCCATTGCCTGTATTTGAAGAAGGTAATCCTCGTTCCGTTGGCTTAGGCGGTACTGGCACAGTTGTAACTAAGAATGGTAAAGACGTTCAATTGGCCAAAGAATTTGTAGCCTTTGCTAAGCTTTCGAAAGAAGCTACTACTGAAATCTGGAATACACTTGGATTTGACCCAATCAACATGGAAGTATGGAAAGATGATGCAGTTACGAAAAACCCTGATAATGAATACGTCCAATACTTTAAAACAAATGCATTTGATACTTTGAATGAAATCAAGGACGAAATTCAAGCGATCAAGTCCGTTAAAGCTTCACCGACCATCGGCAATATCTTCAATACGGTAACTTTGAACGCGATCTTTGAAGATGGTCAAGACGTGAAGGAAGCGTTGGATGAAGCACAAGCAGCCATTGAACAAGAATTGAAATAA
- a CDS encoding sugar ABC transporter permease, whose amino-acid sequence MIKKFVYSQKVAPYVFVLPFILIFLIFWFFPLVNSFVMSFQDRMLGQDPKWIGEANYSKLLTDKVFLTSIKNSVVYMLGTLVLLIPFPMLFAVMINSKLMKGREFFKSSFFLPALTSVAVAGTIFRLTFGEMEGSLMNSFLGLFGIEPIKFLKDGNWSMAALLILACWRWTGVNMLYYLSGLKSIDNEYYEAASIDGASAWQKFRTITMPLLKPTTVYVTTISVYAGLAMFTESLMMFNGNNSPKNIGLTIVGYLYRQGIEQNKLGYAAAVGIILLVIAMVINLTQLKFSGMFKKEED is encoded by the coding sequence ATGATAAAGAAATTTGTATACTCTCAAAAAGTTGCGCCTTATGTGTTTGTGCTTCCATTTATACTTATATTTTTGATATTCTGGTTTTTTCCGCTTGTAAATTCATTCGTAATGAGCTTTCAAGATCGGATGTTGGGACAGGATCCTAAATGGATTGGTGAAGCGAATTATTCGAAATTACTTACGGACAAAGTGTTTTTGACATCTATTAAAAATAGCGTTGTGTACATGTTAGGAACCTTAGTGCTGTTAATTCCTTTCCCAATGTTATTCGCCGTTATGATCAACAGTAAGTTAATGAAGGGAAGAGAGTTTTTTAAATCTTCTTTCTTTCTCCCTGCATTGACTTCTGTCGCAGTAGCGGGTACCATTTTCCGCCTTACATTCGGTGAAATGGAAGGTTCATTAATGAATAGTTTCCTGGGTCTATTTGGTATAGAACCTATTAAATTTTTGAAAGACGGAAATTGGAGTATGGCAGCACTGTTAATCCTCGCATGTTGGAGATGGACAGGTGTTAATATGCTTTACTATCTTTCCGGTTTGAAGAGCATTGACAATGAATATTATGAGGCTGCTTCAATTGACGGGGCATCTGCTTGGCAGAAGTTTAGAACGATCACAATGCCATTATTGAAGCCGACCACGGTATATGTTACGACAATTAGTGTTTATGCAGGTTTAGCCATGTTTACCGAGAGCCTGATGATGTTTAACGGTAACAATTCACCCAAAAATATTGGCTTAACCATTGTTGGATATCTGTACAGACAAGGGATTGAGCAGAATAAGCTGGGTTACGCAGCTGCAGTTGGTATCATTCTGTTAGTCATTGCTATGGTTATCAATTTAACGCAGTTGAAATTTAGTGGAATGTTCAAAAAGGAGGAGGATTAA
- a CDS encoding carbohydrate ABC transporter permease produces MGKSQTRSDFISRIVIICLFVILFVLIMIPFYAVALSSFKPGESLVRYGLNLSLDFEIMSFNNFIYLFTGEHDYFVWFWNSMILTIVQVVLTLFVSAFVAYGFAAYDFKGKNFLFICVLLIMMVPFEILLVPLYSLINDLGMVNSYSAIILPGIANAATIFFFRQYLRSIPKEIIQSGRVDGANEYAIYFRLIMPIMKPSFAAMAILNGMNSWNNLLWPFMVLGDQSKYTLPIGLKTLLTPYGNNYDLLIVGSFFSIIPIFILFIAFQKYFIDGMTAGAVKG; encoded by the coding sequence GTGGGCAAAAGTCAGACGAGGAGTGATTTCATCTCTAGAATAGTAATTATTTGTTTATTCGTTATACTATTCGTTTTAATTATGATTCCATTCTATGCAGTTGCCCTATCTTCCTTTAAACCAGGTGAATCATTAGTTAGATATGGTCTTAACCTAAGTTTGGATTTTGAAATCATGAGTTTTAATAATTTTATCTATCTGTTTACTGGAGAACATGATTATTTTGTGTGGTTTTGGAACAGTATGATTTTAACAATCGTTCAAGTGGTTTTAACACTTTTTGTAAGCGCATTTGTTGCTTATGGTTTTGCAGCATATGATTTTAAAGGCAAGAACTTCCTCTTTATATGTGTTTTGCTCATTATGATGGTGCCTTTTGAAATACTGCTGGTTCCTTTGTATAGCCTAATTAATGATTTGGGAATGGTGAATAGCTATTCGGCAATCATTTTGCCAGGTATAGCCAATGCCGCGACAATATTTTTCTTCAGGCAATATCTAAGAAGCATACCCAAAGAGATTATTCAATCTGGGCGAGTTGATGGGGCAAACGAGTATGCAATTTATTTCAGGCTAATTATGCCGATTATGAAGCCATCCTTTGCGGCAATGGCCATTCTGAATGGTATGAATAGCTGGAATAATCTGTTGTGGCCATTCATGGTGTTAGGAGATCAGAGTAAGTATACACTTCCAATCGGTTTGAAAACGTTATTAACTCCCTATGGCAATAACTATGATCTATTGATCGTCGGCTCTTTCTTCTCCATCATTCCAATTTTTATACTGTTCATTGCTTTCCAGAAATACTTCATAGACGGTATGACTGCAGGTGCTGTTAAAGGGTAG
- a CDS encoding family 43 glycosylhydrolase produces MEVQKRVLHDVQPLIEQKADPFIYRHSDGYYYFVASVPEYDRIEIRKAQNLEGLVTSTPVVIWRKRETGILSANIWAPELHFIDDKWYVYFAAAHTTDTNEGLFDHRMYVLENEKANPLEGSWTERGQVRTAWESFALDATTFEHNGSRYYVWAQKDPNIEGNSNLYISKMSNPWTLTGPQTMISMPEYDWEIIGYKVNEGAAFIRKGNRVFLSYSASATDFNYCMGLLEADADADLLDANSWRKSQAAVFSTDESISMYGPGHNSFTVSEDGEETLFVFHARTYKNIIGDPLYDPNRHTFVTELLWTADGKPDFRGSVAALARSVQ; encoded by the coding sequence ATGGAAGTCCAAAAAAGAGTGTTACACGACGTACAACCATTGATTGAGCAGAAAGCGGATCCTTTTATTTACCGACATTCAGACGGTTATTATTACTTCGTAGCATCCGTTCCGGAGTATGACCGGATTGAAATCCGTAAAGCCCAGAACCTTGAGGGGCTTGTTACATCAACTCCTGTAGTGATTTGGAGAAAGCGCGAGACGGGTATCCTTAGTGCCAATATTTGGGCACCTGAACTGCATTTTATTGATGACAAATGGTATGTGTATTTCGCTGCCGCACACACGACGGATACGAATGAAGGCTTGTTCGACCATCGGATGTACGTGCTAGAGAATGAAAAAGCCAATCCGCTCGAAGGCAGTTGGACGGAACGAGGACAGGTTCGTACCGCGTGGGAAAGCTTCGCCCTCGATGCCACTACCTTTGAGCATAATGGAAGCCGTTATTACGTATGGGCACAAAAGGATCCGAATATTGAAGGTAACTCTAATCTGTATATATCTAAAATGAGCAATCCGTGGACGTTGACTGGGCCGCAAACGATGATTTCGATGCCGGAATATGACTGGGAAATCATTGGTTATAAAGTGAACGAAGGCGCGGCATTTATTCGCAAGGGTAATCGGGTATTCCTCTCTTACTCGGCTAGCGCCACGGATTTCAATTATTGCATGGGCTTACTTGAAGCCGATGCGGATGCTGATTTGCTCGATGCCAACTCATGGCGCAAGTCTCAAGCAGCGGTTTTCTCTACAGATGAGAGTATCTCAATGTATGGTCCCGGTCATAATTCTTTCACGGTGTCAGAGGACGGCGAAGAGACGCTATTTGTGTTCCACGCAAGAACGTACAAGAACATTATAGGAGATCCGCTGTACGATCCGAATCGCCATACATTTGTGACGGAGCTTTTGTGGACGGCTGACGGCAAACCCGATTTCCGCGGCTCTGTTGCAGCACTTGCACGTTCTGTACAGTGA
- a CDS encoding beta-L-arabinofuranosidase domain-containing protein, which produces MTKPDVSHHPQTSGYSHKINDPFWSHYIELVRNVVVPYQWEALNDRIEGAEPSRAIRNFRIAAGDEEGVHYGMVFQDSDVAKWIEAASYLLSAKPDPELEVLVDSVIETIARAQQADGYLNTYFTLREPGARWTNLAECHELYCAGHMIEAGVAYYHATGKRTLLDVVIRLADHIGTVFGTKPGQLPGYDGHQEIELALFKLYETTKEEKYLELSRYFLDQRGASPHFFVEEWEQRGRTIHFGELDMVHRHTYSQSHLPIREQSTAEGHSVRLVYMCAAMADVAAHTEDTSLKEACERLWSNIVSKRMYITGSIGSSAKEEAFTGDYDLPGDTAYAETCASIGLIFWAKRMLQMEQDSRYADVMERALYNTVISGMSLDGQRFFYVNPLEVDPKMQRVNPNYAHVRTRRQGWFGCACCPPNIARLIASLDQYVYTPAVEQATLYVQLYIGGEGEFTLEGRRAALTMDSDYTSTGDVKLIVRPDSPEGMQFTIALRKPDWCKIPELWINGEKSEQDGFTFEYGYIKVTRSWKAGDEIKLHFPMELLRMKGHDHIKTTFGKVAIQRGPFMYCLEEVDNGRGLHRIQLPRDAEFHIGSGEQMPLGVPALTTIGQRIVSQEDWGIHLYRCDVHWDIQPAELRFIPYFTWANRDEGEMSVWIRESE; this is translated from the coding sequence ATGACAAAGCCAGACGTCTCGCACCATCCACAGACATCAGGTTATAGCCATAAAATCAATGATCCATTCTGGTCGCATTATATTGAACTGGTCCGCAACGTAGTTGTTCCTTATCAATGGGAAGCGCTCAATGACCGTATCGAAGGAGCTGAACCAAGCCGGGCCATACGGAATTTCCGCATAGCTGCTGGGGATGAAGAGGGCGTTCATTATGGCATGGTTTTTCAGGATAGCGATGTTGCGAAATGGATTGAAGCAGCTTCGTACCTGCTCTCCGCGAAACCCGACCCGGAACTTGAAGTCCTCGTGGATTCTGTTATTGAGACCATAGCTCGGGCACAGCAAGCCGATGGTTATTTGAACACGTACTTCACCCTGCGTGAACCTGGGGCGCGCTGGACGAACCTCGCCGAGTGTCATGAACTTTATTGCGCAGGACATATGATCGAGGCTGGTGTGGCGTACTATCATGCCACGGGCAAGCGCACGCTGCTGGATGTGGTTATTCGCCTGGCGGATCATATAGGCACCGTGTTTGGTACAAAACCGGGACAATTGCCAGGTTATGATGGACATCAGGAGATTGAACTTGCACTCTTCAAATTGTATGAGACGACAAAAGAAGAGAAATATCTGGAACTGAGCCGTTATTTTCTGGATCAGCGGGGAGCGAGTCCGCATTTTTTTGTAGAGGAATGGGAGCAAAGAGGCCGTACCATACATTTTGGCGAGTTGGATATGGTTCACCGACACACGTACTCGCAGTCCCATCTGCCTATTAGGGAGCAGTCGACAGCAGAAGGCCATTCGGTTCGACTGGTTTACATGTGCGCGGCTATGGCAGATGTAGCTGCGCACACGGAGGATACATCGCTGAAAGAAGCCTGTGAACGGTTGTGGAGCAACATCGTAAGCAAGCGAATGTACATTACTGGAAGCATTGGTTCATCAGCCAAAGAAGAAGCATTTACAGGCGATTATGATCTGCCTGGAGATACCGCCTACGCAGAGACCTGTGCCTCAATTGGCCTGATCTTTTGGGCGAAGCGCATGCTGCAGATGGAGCAGGATAGCCGGTACGCAGACGTTATGGAGCGAGCCCTGTACAACACGGTGATTAGTGGAATGTCTCTGGATGGTCAACGTTTCTTCTATGTGAATCCGCTTGAAGTCGATCCGAAGATGCAACGTGTAAATCCAAATTATGCCCACGTGCGAACACGCCGGCAAGGGTGGTTTGGTTGTGCTTGCTGTCCGCCGAACATTGCGCGATTAATTGCCTCATTGGATCAATATGTATATACCCCGGCTGTGGAACAGGCTACGTTGTATGTACAATTGTACATCGGAGGGGAAGGGGAATTCACACTTGAGGGTAGGAGAGCAGCCCTAACCATGGACTCTGACTATACCTCCACTGGAGATGTGAAGCTGATCGTTCGGCCTGATTCCCCAGAGGGAATGCAGTTTACGATAGCTCTGAGAAAGCCGGACTGGTGCAAGATTCCCGAGCTGTGGATTAATGGGGAGAAGAGCGAACAGGATGGTTTTACTTTTGAATACGGTTACATAAAAGTGACCCGTTCGTGGAAAGCCGGTGATGAGATTAAACTTCACTTCCCTATGGAGTTGCTGCGGATGAAAGGGCATGATCACATCAAAACCACTTTCGGAAAAGTAGCCATCCAGCGGGGACCGTTTATGTACTGTCTCGAAGAAGTCGACAATGGCCGCGGATTGCATCGCATTCAGCTGCCCCGGGATGCCGAGTTTCATATCGGTAGCGGGGAACAGATGCCTCTGGGGGTTCCGGCTCTTACAACCATTGGGCAGAGAATCGTATCCCAAGAAGACTGGGGAATACATCTGTATCGCTGTGATGTTCACTGGGATATACAGCCTGCCGAGCTTCGGTTCATTCCTTACTTCACTTGGGCCAATCGGGATGAAGGAGAAATGAGCGTTTGGATTCGCGAAAGCGAATAA
- a CDS encoding helix-turn-helix transcriptional regulator — MNFKYFNLFGGAGLDSPILHFITPPIPYFIDCGRACYEAGEYHISRSDIGVFDLIVVTRGSLAISENGTEWLLNQGEALILKPDGHHYGSAACKAETEMIWIHFQTFGSWRESANMDECLANQAELIETHKVSAYLNHCDVCSIFIPKHLHIAIKDMELLEHFSQLDQEPQSLRNWKRQATFQQFMQHLDLGLSSLSDVAAIRIAEKVELYIRHNYPLPISNPMLQKELNYHPNYLARSMLKVYGMTPMEYLLHYRIEQAKKLLLQTAWSVARIAEEIGFNHVSYFSSCFSKKEGISPSNFRSKFTNSDK, encoded by the coding sequence ATGAATTTTAAATATTTCAACCTGTTCGGAGGTGCCGGATTGGACTCGCCCATCCTTCATTTCATTACCCCGCCCATTCCCTATTTTATTGATTGCGGACGTGCTTGTTACGAAGCCGGTGAATATCACATTAGCCGCAGTGACATCGGTGTCTTTGATCTAATTGTTGTTACACGTGGTTCGCTCGCCATTAGCGAGAACGGGACAGAATGGCTTCTGAACCAGGGAGAAGCACTGATCCTTAAGCCGGATGGACATCATTACGGCAGCGCAGCCTGTAAGGCGGAAACGGAAATGATCTGGATTCATTTTCAAACCTTTGGTAGCTGGAGAGAGTCTGCCAACATGGACGAATGTCTCGCCAATCAAGCCGAACTAATCGAGACACATAAGGTGAGCGCATATCTGAACCACTGTGATGTCTGTTCCATCTTCATTCCCAAACATTTGCACATTGCAATCAAAGATATGGAACTGCTGGAGCATTTCTCTCAGCTTGATCAGGAGCCTCAGTCCCTGCGCAATTGGAAACGACAGGCGACCTTCCAGCAATTTATGCAGCATCTGGATCTTGGGCTGTCTTCACTGTCAGACGTTGCCGCAATCCGGATTGCCGAGAAAGTTGAACTATACATCCGTCACAATTACCCGCTACCGATCTCCAATCCGATGCTGCAAAAGGAACTTAACTACCATCCAAACTATCTCGCACGCAGCATGCTGAAAGTGTATGGCATGACACCCATGGAATATCTGCTGCATTACAGAATCGAACAGGCCAAAAAGCTGCTGCTGCAAACCGCCTGGTCCGTTGCTCGCATCGCCGAAGAGATCGGCTTTAATCATGTATCCTACTTCTCTTCCTGTTTCTCGAAAAAAGAGGGCATCTCTCCTTCCAACTTCCGCAGCAAGTTTACCAACTCAGATAAATAA